One Megamonas hypermegale genomic window carries:
- a CDS encoding NUDIX hydrolase N-terminal domain-containing protein encodes MYKKLLFDQKLNSDTALCEILPLLRQKNYAVEFINLDNDTQITDKDTSLFIGTDLDKNIICQKLKLDFGLATWQCNSVKHIKAKYYFRQPYDILNLLTSIEEPYKNMKWLTTAMEMQFIAQAGLAYTKDRFDHERFTRLSEMAAEIMAEYTDLPKEKVQNLFCNETGYQTPKLDTRSVIFKDDKILLVKEIDGRWSMPGGWVDVNQSICDNLIKEAREEAGLNVVPTRLVAIHDRNRHNTPLYAYGITKIFMLCEVVDGHFNPNIETSESAYFSLDNLPNLSVGKNTEEQIRLCFAAYKDKNWVPVID; translated from the coding sequence ATGTATAAAAAACTATTATTCGACCAAAAATTAAATAGCGATACTGCTCTTTGTGAAATACTTCCACTGCTTCGTCAAAAAAATTATGCAGTTGAATTTATAAATTTAGATAATGATACGCAAATAACCGACAAAGACACAAGTTTATTCATCGGTACAGATTTAGACAAGAACATTATCTGCCAAAAGTTAAAACTCGATTTTGGTTTAGCTACTTGGCAATGCAATTCAGTCAAACATATAAAGGCAAAATATTACTTTCGCCAACCATATGATATCTTAAACTTACTGACTAGCATTGAAGAACCGTATAAAAATATGAAATGGCTTACTACGGCAATGGAGATGCAATTTATTGCTCAAGCAGGACTTGCCTATACAAAAGATAGATTTGACCATGAACGTTTTACTCGCTTAAGTGAAATGGCAGCAGAAATAATGGCTGAATATACTGATTTACCAAAAGAAAAAGTACAAAATCTCTTTTGCAATGAAACAGGATATCAAACACCAAAACTTGATACGCGCTCTGTAATTTTTAAAGATGATAAAATTTTGCTCGTCAAAGAAATAGATGGACGCTGGTCCATGCCAGGTGGCTGGGTAGATGTCAATCAATCTATCTGCGATAACCTCATTAAAGAAGCACGCGAAGAAGCAGGACTTAATGTCGTGCCAACACGTTTAGTTGCTATTCATGACCGCAATCGCCATAATACTCCGCTTTACGCATATGGCATCACTAAAATTTTCATGTTATGTGAAGTGGTCGATGGTCATTTTAATCCTAATATAGAAACAAGCGAAAGCGCTTACTTTTCACTCGATAATCTGCCAAATCTTTCTGTTGGTAAAAATACAGAAGAACAAATTCGTTTATGTTTTGCTGCCTATAAAGATAAAAATTGGGTTCCTGTAATTGATTAA
- a CDS encoding SLC13 family permease, which translates to MAYVAIAIFVIAYILIISEKIQRTVVGLTGAMLMIFAGILTQEQAIHHIDFNTIGLLAGMMIIVNITSETGLFNYLAIWSAKKVEANPIKLLLVLSALTAICSAFLDNVTTVLLTVPVTFSITSQLKVPVQPFLVAQILSSNIGGTATLIGDPPNIMIGSAVPELDFMSFITNLGGICIVIFIITMAILIAIYRKKLTTTPELQAKIMQMNEKKELRDTTLLKKCLIVLALTILTFMFHSQLGLESASVALGGASLLMLISISTYEESVAKILSRLEWLAIFFFVGLFVLVGGLMETGVIKAMAVEAFNITDGDVTTTTMLILWLSAIASAFIDNIPFVATLIPMIKEMGAMGMTNLEPLWWALSLGACLGGNGTLIGASANVVVAGMASQHGHKISFISYMKIAFPLMILSIIISSAYIYFRYL; encoded by the coding sequence ATGGCTTATGTAGCTATTGCAATTTTTGTAATCGCTTATATTTTAATTATTTCCGAAAAAATCCAACGTACTGTTGTCGGTCTTACTGGCGCTATGTTAATGATTTTTGCAGGAATTTTGACTCAAGAACAAGCTATCCATCATATTGACTTCAATACCATCGGTTTACTCGCTGGTATGATGATTATCGTCAATATCACAAGTGAAACTGGCTTATTCAATTATTTAGCTATTTGGTCAGCTAAAAAAGTCGAAGCCAATCCGATAAAACTGTTACTCGTTTTATCCGCACTTACTGCTATTTGTTCTGCATTCCTAGACAATGTAACGACTGTATTATTAACTGTACCTGTTACATTCAGTATCACTTCACAATTAAAAGTACCAGTTCAACCATTCTTAGTTGCTCAAATACTCTCTTCAAATATCGGTGGTACAGCAACACTCATCGGGGACCCACCAAATATTATGATTGGTAGTGCTGTTCCTGAACTTGACTTTATGTCATTCATAACTAATTTAGGCGGCATATGTATTGTTATTTTCATCATAACAATGGCTATCTTAATTGCTATTTATCGCAAAAAATTAACTACTACACCTGAATTACAAGCTAAAATAATGCAAATGAATGAAAAGAAAGAATTACGCGATACTACACTTTTGAAAAAATGTTTGATAGTTTTAGCACTCACAATTCTTACTTTTATGTTCCATTCTCAACTTGGTTTAGAGTCTGCTTCTGTAGCACTTGGTGGTGCATCACTTCTGATGCTTATTTCCATCAGTACATATGAAGAATCCGTAGCTAAAATCTTAAGTAGATTAGAATGGCTTGCTATTTTCTTCTTTGTCGGTTTATTCGTATTAGTAGGCGGGCTAATGGAAACAGGCGTTATTAAAGCTATGGCAGTAGAAGCCTTCAATATCACAGACGGTGATGTTACAACAACTACCATGTTAATTTTATGGCTTAGCGCTATTGCTTCTGCTTTCATTGACAACATTCCATTCGTTGCCACTTTAATCCCAATGATAAAAGAAATGGGCGCTATGGGTATGACTAATCTCGAACCTTTATGGTGGGCTTTATCCCTTGGTGCTTGCTTAGGTGGTAATGGTACTTTAATCGGTGCTAGTGCCAACGTAGTTGTAGCTGGTATGGCTAGTCAACACGGTCATAAAATTTCATTCATAAGTTATATGAAAATAGCATTTCCATTAATGATTTTATCAATCATTATTTCTAGCGCATACATTTATTTTAGATATCTTTAA
- a CDS encoding sugar O-acetyltransferase — protein sequence MTKTAKELQEEGLLYDVFDEELASIKDKTYGLVNELSHVDALDKTTVLSLVNKIVGKFGTESYIVPPFRCDYGPNITIGEHCFINYNCCFLDSAKVTIGDYVYMGPNCNIFTPCHPIHHELRWDKVTEYALPVTVGSHTWIAGDVIINPGVTIGEGCVIGAGSVVTKDIPDNSLAVGNPCKVIRQLNEDDKKIVEQLTLNDDTKDNVYKQEHGYMYFVMDKALRSQVENTVHYVNILNKLSNSEIQRRRDFLRTFTKKFDEGAIINSPFYMEFGNHLEVGINSIIEGDCIMLNSGHIKIGDNVLIGPKTSFYTPVHPFLPEQRETWIEYAKPITIEDNVWICGSVTITGGITIGENSIICPGSVITHDVPSNTIVAGNPAKVIRKITEEDIAQYKQELAKEQNTTLSEKDKMEQGYWYNTFDTELIKLRQQNAPKTEAYSRISANTLCYKDKMAKAIINNFGENANIIPPFTCTYGNNISIGEATIVNHNGVFIDSNKINVGAHALIGPKSLLNCSFRPYDIDDRNNGIAKTSAINIGDGAWLGGRVTVLPGITIGKHSVIGSGSVVTENIPDDVVAVGNPCRVIRKITEKDKLNPYKNKKS from the coding sequence ATGACAAAAACTGCTAAAGAATTACAAGAAGAAGGTTTATTATACGATGTATTCGATGAAGAATTAGCTTCTATAAAAGATAAAACATACGGTCTTGTAAATGAATTAAGCCATGTTGATGCTTTAGATAAAACAACTGTTTTATCACTCGTAAATAAAATTGTCGGCAAATTTGGTACTGAAAGCTATATAGTACCACCATTCCGTTGTGATTACGGCCCTAATATCACAATTGGTGAACATTGTTTTATCAACTATAATTGCTGTTTTCTTGACTCAGCCAAAGTGACTATTGGCGATTATGTTTATATGGGACCAAATTGCAATATCTTCACACCTTGCCATCCTATTCATCATGAATTGCGTTGGGATAAAGTAACCGAATACGCTCTACCTGTAACAGTTGGTTCACACACTTGGATTGCTGGTGATGTAATCATAAATCCAGGCGTAACCATCGGCGAAGGCTGCGTTATCGGCGCTGGCTCTGTCGTAACAAAAGATATTCCAGATAACAGCCTTGCTGTCGGCAATCCTTGTAAAGTAATTCGACAACTCAATGAAGATGACAAAAAAATCGTTGAACAATTAACCCTAAATGATGATACAAAAGATAATGTTTATAAACAAGAACACGGTTATATGTATTTTGTTATGGATAAGGCATTGCGCTCTCAAGTAGAAAACACAGTTCATTATGTAAATATCTTGAATAAATTATCTAACAGCGAAATTCAGCGCCGCCGTGATTTCTTGCGTACATTTACCAAAAAATTCGATGAAGGAGCTATCATAAACAGTCCTTTTTATATGGAATTTGGCAATCACTTAGAAGTCGGTATCAATAGCATTATTGAGGGCGATTGCATAATGTTAAACAGCGGTCATATAAAAATCGGTGATAATGTTTTAATTGGCCCTAAAACAAGCTTTTATACTCCAGTTCATCCATTTTTACCTGAGCAGCGTGAAACATGGATAGAGTACGCTAAACCTATTACTATTGAAGATAATGTTTGGATTTGCGGTTCTGTAACGATTACTGGTGGCATCACCATCGGTGAAAATTCTATCATTTGTCCAGGAAGCGTCATCACTCATGATGTACCTTCTAATACTATTGTTGCCGGAAATCCTGCCAAAGTAATCCGTAAAATCACTGAAGAAGATATCGCGCAATATAAACAAGAACTGGCTAAAGAACAAAATACTACATTATCCGAAAAAGACAAAATGGAACAAGGTTATTGGTATAATACTTTTGATACCGAACTTATAAAATTACGCCAACAAAATGCTCCTAAAACAGAAGCTTATAGTAGAATATCTGCTAATACTCTTTGTTATAAAGATAAAATGGCAAAAGCCATCATAAATAATTTCGGTGAAAATGCCAATATAATACCACCGTTTACTTGCACATACGGCAATAATATTTCTATCGGTGAAGCAACTATCGTAAATCACAATGGGGTATTCATTGATTCTAATAAAATAAATGTTGGCGCTCATGCTTTAATCGGTCCAAAATCTCTACTCAACTGCTCATTCCGCCCTTATGATATAGATGATAGAAATAATGGCATAGCTAAAACTTCCGCTATAAATATCGGTGATGGGGCTTGGCTTGGTGGTAGAGTGACAGTATTACCTGGCATAACAATTGGCAAACACAGTGTAATCGGTTCTGGGTCAGTTGTAACAGAAAATATCCCTGATGATGTAGTAGCCGTTGGCAATCCTTGTAGAGTAATTCGCAAAATAACGGAAAAAGATAAACTCAATCCTTACAAAAATAAAAAATCATAA
- a CDS encoding D-alanyl-D-alanine carboxypeptidase family protein: MFLKKKISALLISFMLIFSAMAAAAPLPNPDTGAVSACLIDADDNGVLYGKDEDRIMPPASTTKIMTAIIALESGKLDEPLVISRNAVNTEPSSLGLRMGDQITLREALAGMLLVSGNDAAVAVAETVAGSVPEFAKMMNDKAQELGAYRTHFVNPHGLTAQGHYSTAHDMAIIASYAMKNPLFREMVGRTSYNMKYMDGSTKYVTTTNRFLKSGFPGANGIKTGFTNAAGDCLVASATRGLKTMIAVFYNDDYRWDDAPAWLEFGFSFYDASELQDRTVVKPSTIKLNKITEQRIKYSRETNKNLAALDAAIASKAKNLNGETVNDADVVQQPVEEKVEKQETKVKDTNTTKKIVTNTEASNDVDDNINNGRNNNEENVETASDVATDVSTSETTAPEETNPLLAQYVY, from the coding sequence ATGTTTTTGAAAAAGAAAATAAGTGCTTTATTGATAAGTTTTATGTTGATTTTTAGCGCAATGGCAGCTGCTGCGCCATTGCCAAATCCAGATACTGGTGCTGTATCTGCTTGTCTTATAGATGCGGATGATAATGGTGTCTTATATGGCAAAGATGAAGATAGAATAATGCCACCGGCTAGTACGACAAAGATAATGACAGCAATTATAGCCTTAGAAAGTGGCAAATTAGATGAACCGCTTGTCATTTCTAGAAATGCTGTAAATACAGAACCGTCTTCTTTAGGTCTTAGAATGGGTGACCAAATTACTTTACGTGAAGCATTAGCTGGAATGCTTTTAGTATCAGGTAATGATGCGGCTGTAGCAGTGGCTGAAACAGTAGCGGGTTCTGTTCCAGAATTTGCTAAAATGATGAATGATAAAGCTCAAGAATTAGGAGCATATCGCACGCATTTTGTTAATCCACATGGATTGACGGCACAAGGCCATTATTCAACAGCGCATGATATGGCGATAATTGCTTCATATGCTATGAAAAATCCGTTATTTAGAGAAATGGTAGGAAGAACTTCCTATAATATGAAATACATGGATGGTAGTACAAAATATGTTACAACTACCAATCGTTTCTTAAAAAGTGGTTTTCCTGGAGCAAACGGTATAAAGACAGGTTTTACTAATGCAGCAGGTGATTGTTTGGTTGCTTCAGCTACAAGAGGATTAAAAACTATGATTGCTGTATTTTATAATGATGATTATCGTTGGGATGATGCACCCGCATGGTTGGAATTTGGTTTTAGTTTTTATGACGCTAGTGAATTGCAAGATAGAACGGTAGTAAAACCGAGTACAATTAAATTAAATAAAATTACTGAACAGAGAATAAAATATAGTAGAGAAACAAATAAAAATTTAGCAGCTTTAGATGCTGCTATTGCCAGTAAAGCCAAAAATTTGAATGGTGAAACGGTAAACGATGCGGATGTAGTTCAACAACCAGTTGAAGAAAAAGTTGAAAAACAAGAAACTAAAGTAAAAGATACAAATACAACTAAAAAGATAGTTACAAATACAGAAGCATCTAATGATGTAGATGATAACATAAATAATGGTAGAAATAATAATGAAGAAAATGTTGAAACTGCTTCTGATGTAGCAACAGATGTGAGCACGAGTGAAACAACAGCTCCAGAAGAAACTAATCCATTATTGGCACAGTATGTATATTGA
- the metA gene encoding homoserine O-acetyltransferase MetA, giving the protein MPIKIPSSLPAAQILESENIFVMDTERAYKQDIRPLKILILNLMPNKTVTETQLLRLLGNTPLQIEVDFIYTESYLPKHTSIQYLSQFYGTFEDVRDKFYDGFIITGAPVERMEYEDVAYWNEVCEIMDWSRSHVWSTFHICWGAFAGLYHHYGIKKYYERKKVFGVFKHHLNVKNEKLFRGFDDEFYVPHSRHISIKREDIEKVDDLTIMAEGDAGVYIVANLKDNEFFITGHAEYDPYSLKSEYDRDIKAGMDMHIPINYYPDDDPTKEPIVRWRSVANLLFNNWLNYYVYQETPYDIDNLKKEPRKSGK; this is encoded by the coding sequence ATGCCTATTAAAATTCCCAGCAGTTTACCAGCTGCACAAATATTAGAAAGTGAAAATATTTTCGTAATGGACACGGAACGAGCTTATAAACAAGACATTCGTCCGCTTAAAATTTTGATTTTAAATTTAATGCCAAATAAGACTGTTACGGAAACACAACTTTTGCGACTTTTAGGAAATACACCACTACAGATTGAAGTGGATTTTATATATACGGAATCATATTTACCAAAACACACATCTATTCAATATTTATCTCAGTTTTATGGAACTTTTGAAGATGTAAGAGATAAATTTTATGATGGTTTTATAATTACTGGAGCACCAGTTGAACGTATGGAATATGAAGATGTAGCATATTGGAATGAAGTATGTGAAATTATGGATTGGAGTCGCAGCCACGTTTGGTCAACTTTCCATATTTGTTGGGGCGCATTTGCAGGGCTGTATCACCATTATGGTATAAAAAAATATTATGAACGTAAAAAAGTTTTTGGTGTGTTTAAACATCATTTAAACGTAAAAAATGAAAAATTATTCCGTGGTTTTGATGATGAATTTTATGTGCCACATTCTCGTCATATTAGCATAAAACGTGAAGATATAGAAAAAGTAGATGATTTAACTATCATGGCAGAAGGCGATGCTGGTGTCTATATCGTTGCTAATTTAAAGGATAATGAATTTTTCATCACAGGTCATGCTGAATATGACCCATATAGCTTGAAAAGTGAATATGACCGTGATATTAAAGCGGGCATGGATATGCACATTCCTATAAATTATTATCCAGATGATGACCCAACGAAAGAACCTATTGTCCGTTGGCGTAGTGTAGCTAATTTGTTGTTTAATAATTGGCTTAATTATTATGTATATCAAGAAACACCGTATGATATTGATAATTTGAAAAAAGAACCACGTAAAAGTGGCAAATAG
- a CDS encoding Tex family protein — MLEQNIIPQLAQLLQLKTNQVEAAVKLLDESNTIPFIARYRKEATGAMKDEQLRELDEKLTYLRNLIKRQKEIKNSIEEQGKMTEELSLAIDKVQKLQDLEDIYLPYKQKKRTRAMIAKEKGLEPLAQTIWAQELQKGDISSLASDYLNETVTSIDDALAGANDIIAEMISDKADIRAQLRKHIWQSGQLSVSYNSELDTEGTFSMYEDYIEPIRTLPSHRILAINRGEKKEILKVKLISDTDKDIQTISKFVITNKSIFDDFLITAITDAYKRLIFPALEREIRNQLTENAEKQAITVFASNLKQLLLQAPLAGHTVMGLDPGYRTGCKMAIIDATGQVLDHGVLYITMSDEAKQKSATNLLNWIKKYNVDLISIGNGTASYETEEFVANLIHEHNLPIHYLITNEAGASVYSASKLAIEELPDFDVTIRGAVSIARRIQDPLAELVKIEPKAIGVGQYQHDVNQKELSQTLDAVIETAVNHVGVELNTASVALLKHIAGINATVAKNIIKYREEHGAFKSRKELLKVSRLGPNTFTQCAGFLRINNAALALDNTSVHPESYPLAEKILQKLGFSLSDLSDKHQLEQLKIKLKLLDIEKLAADLNAGIPTVTDILEALTKPGRDPREDLPAPLTRQNIVKLEDIKPGTIMRGTVRNITDFGVFVDIGIKTAGFIHISELSKRFIKHPLDVVSVGDILNVIVISVDPKRNRIGLSLKQVPKEKNHVPA, encoded by the coding sequence ATGTTAGAACAAAATATCATACCGCAGCTTGCCCAATTACTGCAATTAAAAACTAATCAAGTAGAAGCTGCTGTAAAATTGCTAGATGAAAGCAATACTATTCCCTTTATTGCTCGCTATCGCAAAGAAGCAACAGGAGCAATGAAAGACGAACAACTTCGTGAACTTGATGAAAAACTCACTTATCTACGCAATTTAATCAAACGTCAAAAAGAAATAAAAAACAGTATTGAAGAACAAGGCAAAATGACCGAAGAGTTATCTCTTGCCATCGATAAAGTACAAAAATTACAAGACTTAGAAGATATCTATCTACCATATAAGCAAAAAAAACGTACTCGTGCTATGATTGCCAAGGAAAAAGGTCTTGAACCTTTGGCACAAACAATCTGGGCACAAGAATTGCAAAAAGGTGATATATCTTCACTAGCTAGTGATTATTTAAATGAAACTGTTACCTCTATTGATGATGCACTTGCTGGTGCAAATGATATCATTGCAGAAATGATTTCTGATAAAGCTGATATACGTGCCCAACTTCGTAAACACATTTGGCAATCCGGTCAACTTTCTGTATCTTATAACAGCGAACTTGATACAGAAGGAACTTTCTCTATGTATGAAGATTATATCGAACCAATTCGTACACTTCCTTCACACCGTATTTTAGCGATAAATCGCGGTGAAAAAAAAGAAATCTTAAAAGTAAAGCTTATATCTGATACAGATAAAGACATTCAAACTATAAGTAAATTTGTCATCACTAATAAATCCATTTTTGATGATTTTTTAATCACTGCGATAACAGATGCTTATAAACGCCTTATTTTTCCTGCACTAGAAAGAGAAATTCGCAATCAGCTGACAGAAAACGCAGAAAAACAAGCTATAACAGTATTCGCTTCTAACTTAAAACAATTACTATTACAAGCTCCGCTTGCAGGTCATACAGTAATGGGCTTAGACCCTGGCTATCGCACTGGTTGTAAAATGGCAATAATTGACGCTACTGGGCAAGTTTTAGACCATGGCGTTTTGTATATAACGATGAGCGATGAAGCCAAACAAAAATCTGCTACAAATCTCTTAAACTGGATAAAAAAATACAATGTTGATTTAATTTCCATCGGCAATGGTACAGCCTCATATGAAACAGAAGAATTTGTCGCTAATTTAATCCATGAACACAATTTACCTATTCACTATTTGATTACTAATGAAGCTGGAGCTTCCGTATATTCAGCCTCTAAATTAGCCATTGAAGAATTACCTGATTTTGATGTTACCATTCGCGGTGCAGTTTCCATCGCGCGCCGCATTCAAGACCCATTAGCTGAACTTGTAAAAATTGAACCAAAAGCAATCGGTGTCGGTCAATATCAACACGATGTCAATCAAAAAGAATTATCTCAGACATTAGATGCTGTAATTGAAACGGCTGTAAACCATGTCGGTGTAGAATTAAACACTGCTTCCGTTGCCCTTTTAAAACACATTGCTGGTATTAATGCCACTGTTGCTAAAAACATCATTAAATATCGCGAAGAACACGGTGCCTTTAAATCACGCAAAGAATTATTAAAGGTTTCACGCTTAGGGCCAAATACATTTACCCAATGTGCTGGTTTTTTGCGAATTAATAATGCCGCTTTAGCTTTAGATAATACTTCCGTTCACCCTGAATCATATCCATTAGCTGAAAAAATACTTCAAAAACTCGGCTTTTCACTTTCTGATTTAAGCGATAAACACCAATTAGAACAATTAAAAATAAAACTAAAACTGCTCGATATTGAAAAACTTGCCGCTGATTTAAATGCTGGCATACCTACTGTCACTGATATTTTAGAAGCACTTACTAAACCAGGTCGTGACCCACGCGAAGATTTACCTGCACCGCTGACTCGTCAAAATATCGTCAAATTAGAAGACATAAAACCAGGCACTATCATGCGTGGCACTGTTCGCAATATTACTGATTTTGGCGTTTTCGTTGATATCGGCATAAAAACAGCTGGATTTATTCATATTTCTGAGCTTAGTAAGCGTTTTATAAAACATCCTTTAGACGTTGTATCTGTAGGTGATATCTTAAATGTAATCGTCATAAGTGTTGACCCTAAACGCAATCGTATTGGACTAAGCCTAAAACAAGTACCAAAGGAGAAAAATCATGTCCCTGCTTAA
- the cobT gene encoding nicotinate-nucleotide--dimethylbenzimidazole phosphoribosyltransferase, which translates to MSLLNQTIKKIMPPDQRAIKFVKNKLSQTMTNPDGLGELQNILLRYVGITGQIKPEIPKKLTIITCADHGVAEMNVSAYPQETTAHMTRNYLVSKGAVANSMSNFCGSDMIVVDMGIKAPVDDIPGLIDHKIAPGTNNCAKGPAMTREQAIEAIETGIQLVNTYANKGYCCFLPGEMGIANTTSSAAIVACLCNLTPKQATGRGTNISDERLAIKIDVVKQALTVNKPDPTDGLDVMSKIGGFELACITGIILGAAANHCFVVLDGFNTGSAALVAQAICPEVTNYLMASHLAAEPAHNAILKKLNLSPYMDLKFRLGEATGSSIAVNILDCAIKTYHSVCQAALAEKDKLIKPNIPTTDFDTKMALLKQVRNITLPDEVAREKCRNRIDNLTKPIYSLGKLENIAENIAGITRQKKPTQVRKKILVITPQESCSVVQHRLTQAFASHANANYHFTSIPKNLMKPQTLSFSLLQGICYGSKINNIDVLGIACCENHPKEICGTFSLTIKQQLCNFDNSLRYSKRKFLSLEPNPYLCQIAFMAGIAIGAASKGILVLSDDIPSSIAIRYALLLAPTINPYIMFVCPDYLNLHITTGGGCICALGMKLIDASLQMLKDMKTFAEADVAIANDGPGAKIQTK; encoded by the coding sequence ATGTCCCTGCTTAATCAAACTATAAAGAAGATAATGCCACCTGACCAACGCGCTATTAAATTTGTAAAAAATAAATTATCTCAAACTATGACTAATCCTGATGGATTAGGTGAATTACAAAATATCTTATTGCGCTATGTTGGTATCACAGGACAAATAAAACCAGAAATCCCAAAAAAATTGACTATAATAACCTGTGCTGACCATGGCGTAGCTGAAATGAATGTCAGTGCTTATCCGCAAGAAACAACCGCACATATGACACGTAATTATCTCGTCTCTAAAGGCGCTGTAGCTAATTCTATGTCCAATTTTTGCGGTTCTGATATGATTGTTGTTGACATGGGTATAAAAGCTCCTGTTGATGATATTCCAGGTCTTATCGACCATAAAATCGCTCCAGGCACTAATAACTGCGCTAAAGGCCCTGCTATGACACGTGAACAAGCTATCGAAGCTATTGAAACAGGAATACAACTTGTAAATACGTACGCAAATAAAGGTTATTGTTGCTTTTTACCTGGTGAAATGGGCATAGCCAATACCACTTCTAGCGCTGCCATCGTAGCTTGTCTTTGCAATTTAACGCCAAAACAAGCCACAGGTCGCGGTACAAATATTTCTGATGAAAGATTAGCTATAAAAATAGATGTCGTAAAACAAGCTTTAACTGTAAATAAACCAGACCCTACAGACGGGCTTGATGTCATGAGTAAAATAGGCGGATTTGAACTTGCTTGTATAACAGGCATAATACTAGGTGCCGCTGCAAATCACTGCTTTGTTGTCTTAGATGGTTTTAATACTGGTTCAGCAGCATTAGTAGCACAAGCTATTTGCCCTGAAGTTACAAACTATCTGATGGCTTCTCATTTAGCAGCAGAACCCGCTCACAACGCCATATTAAAAAAGCTTAACTTATCACCTTATATGGATTTAAAATTTCGTCTTGGCGAAGCTACAGGTTCCTCAATCGCCGTAAACATCTTAGACTGTGCTATAAAAACTTATCATTCTGTCTGTCAAGCTGCCCTAGCAGAAAAAGACAAATTGATAAAACCAAACATTCCTACAACAGATTTCGATACGAAAATGGCATTATTAAAACAAGTACGCAATATCACTTTGCCAGACGAAGTAGCACGTGAAAAATGTAGAAATCGCATAGATAACTTGACTAAACCAATTTACAGTTTAGGTAAATTAGAAAATATAGCTGAAAATATTGCGGGAATTACACGACAAAAAAAACCAACTCAAGTTCGCAAAAAAATTCTTGTAATCACACCACAAGAAAGTTGCAGTGTTGTTCAGCATCGTTTGACACAAGCTTTTGCTTCTCATGCTAATGCAAATTATCATTTTACATCTATTCCTAAAAATTTAATGAAACCTCAAACCTTATCATTTAGCTTATTACAAGGTATTTGCTACGGTTCTAAAATAAACAATATAGATGTTTTGGGTATCGCTTGTTGTGAAAATCATCCCAAAGAAATATGTGGAACATTTAGTTTAACTATTAAACAACAACTTTGCAATTTTGATAATTCACTGCGCTATAGCAAACGCAAATTTTTATCATTAGAACCAAATCCTTATCTATGTCAAATAGCATTTATGGCTGGCATAGCAATCGGTGCGGCAAGTAAAGGTATACTTGTTTTATCCGATGATATTCCATCTAGCATTGCTATCCGTTATGCACTTCTTTTAGCGCCAACTATCAATCCTTATATCATGTTCGTTTGCCCAGATTATCTCAATTTGCATATCACAACAGGTGGTGGCTGCATCTGTGCTTTAGGCATGAAATTGATTGACGCTTCATTGCAAATGCTAAAAGATATGAAGACATTTGCTGAGGCTGATGTTGCTATTGCTAATGATGGCCCTGGAGCAAAAATACAAACAAAGTAA